From Rutidosis leptorrhynchoides isolate AG116_Rl617_1_P2 chromosome 3, CSIRO_AGI_Rlap_v1, whole genome shotgun sequence, a single genomic window includes:
- the LOC139899764 gene encoding uncharacterized protein — protein sequence MSSLLDDLSLPQANSPHGMLRNKMVPQKVEIFVWRVMRRRIPVRVELDKRGIHICSVRCPLCVDNLESVEHSMVFCKYAMDVWERVYNWWNLGTVTNLCINEIFKGLNNDHLTGPRKILWQVVEWVTGYMIWKNRNQKVFGKNVLSSSAIIVEIQVKIFEWVTKRSKKFPLDWHLCLIDLKACGTISTDRSGVG from the coding sequence ATGTCCTCTCTACTTGATGACTTATCTCTTCCTCAAGCTAACTCTCCACATGGGATGCTTCGTAACAAAATGGTTCCTCAAAAGGTTGAAATCTTTGTGTGGAGGGTCATGAGAAGAAGGATTCCGGTGCGGGTAGAATTGGACAAAAGAGGTATTCATATTTGTTCAGTTCGGTGCCCCTTGTGTGTCGATAACTTAGAATCGGTAGAGCATTCCATGGTGTTTTGTAAGTATGCAATGGATGTTTGGGAACGGGTCTATAATTGGTGGAACCTTGGCACCGTAACCAATTTATGCATCAACGAAATCTTCAAAGGTTTGAATAATGATCATCTCACGGGTCCTCGTAAAATATTATGGCAAGTGGTGGAGTGGGTCACGGGTTACATGATATGGAAGAATCGTAATCAAAAAGTTTTCGGTAAAAATGTGCTTTCAAGCTCGGCTATCATAGTTGAAATCCAAGTTAAAATTTTTGAATGGGTTACAAAAAGGTCGAAAAAATTTCCTTTGGATTGGCATCTTTGTCTTATTGATCTGAAGGCATGTGGTACGATTTCAACGGATAGGAGTGGTGTGGGCTAA